In Peptococcus niger, a single window of DNA contains:
- a CDS encoding undecaprenyl-diphosphate phosphatase: MIELVKILILGIVEGITEWLPISSTGHMILVEEFIKLNVSREFWEMFLVVIQLGAIMAVVVLYFDKLNPWARRKTAIEKRATFSLWGKTLVGCLPAAVIGLPLNDWMEAHFFNATVVSIALIAYGIVFIVIERRHQNKAFKIQSFSDLSYKTVVAIGFFQVLSLIPGTSRSGSTIIGGMLCGTSRFIATEFSFFMSIPVMFGASLLKLVKFGFDFTAVEVIYLLFGMVVAFVVSILAIKFLLNYLKRNDFKAFGYYRIVLGLIVLGYFYFI; the protein is encoded by the coding sequence ATTATTGAATTGGTAAAAATATTAATTCTCGGTATCGTCGAAGGGATTACCGAATGGCTCCCCATTTCCAGTACCGGACACATGATCTTAGTTGAGGAATTCATTAAGTTGAACGTTTCCCGGGAGTTTTGGGAAATGTTTTTGGTGGTCATTCAGCTGGGGGCAATCATGGCCGTCGTCGTCCTTTATTTTGATAAGCTCAACCCCTGGGCAAGGCGTAAAACCGCCATTGAAAAACGGGCGACCTTCAGCCTGTGGGGAAAAACCTTGGTCGGCTGTTTGCCGGCTGCGGTCATTGGCCTCCCGCTCAACGACTGGATGGAAGCACATTTTTTTAATGCCACGGTCGTTTCAATTGCCCTGATTGCTTACGGGATTGTTTTCATCGTGATTGAACGGCGCCATCAAAACAAGGCCTTTAAAATCCAATCTTTTTCCGACCTCAGCTATAAAACAGTGGTCGCCATCGGCTTTTTCCAAGTGCTGTCCCTTATCCCGGGCACGTCCCGGTCGGGCTCGACCATTATCGGCGGGATGCTTTGCGGCACCTCTCGCTTCATTGCCACAGAATTCTCCTTTTTCATGAGCATCCCCGTGATGTTTGGGGCCAGCTTACTGAAATTGGTAAAATTCGGTTTTGACTTTACTGCCGTAGAAGTTATTTACCTGCTCTTCGGTATGGTCGTGGCTTTTGTGGTCTCCATACTGGCCATTAAATTCCTATTGAATTACCTGAAACGAAATGACTTTAAGGCCTTCGGCTATTATCGCATCGTGCTGGGCCTCATCGTTTTAGGCTACTTCTATTTCATATAA
- a CDS encoding glycoside hydrolase family 73 protein, with the protein MVTTPSRRPRRGSKRAVPRNRRYRQRNAQVFKSRAFILLVFFALLALAIGLNVNQTRGASIEFTGEFTGNHEAYFEQMAPLAQKYGRKQGIYPSLILAQSALESGFGQSDLAKVHHNFFGIKRTAQESSAAYQTEEVLGGESVTVTANFRAYDSVEDSVKDYAVLVGTLPRYRGVVEADSPEEAARALVQGGYATDPAYAEKLIHMIQTYNLKQYDGQ; encoded by the coding sequence ATGGTGACAACCCCTTCCCGTCGTCCACGACGTGGTTCAAAGCGAGCGGTTCCAAGAAACCGGCGCTATCGACAGCGCAATGCGCAAGTTTTTAAAAGCCGGGCCTTTATTTTGCTTGTGTTTTTTGCCCTTTTGGCCTTAGCCATCGGTTTAAATGTTAACCAAACAAGGGGCGCTTCAATAGAATTTACCGGAGAATTTACCGGCAACCATGAGGCCTATTTTGAGCAGATGGCACCATTGGCGCAAAAGTATGGCCGGAAGCAAGGCATCTATCCGTCTTTGATTTTGGCCCAATCCGCTTTGGAATCGGGCTTTGGTCAATCGGATTTAGCGAAGGTCCACCATAACTTCTTCGGCATAAAACGCACTGCTCAAGAAAGTAGTGCGGCCTACCAGACGGAAGAGGTCTTGGGGGGCGAGTCGGTCACGGTAACGGCCAACTTTCGTGCCTATGATTCGGTGGAGGACTCAGTCAAAGATTACGCCGTCTTAGTGGGCACCTTGCCAAGGTATCGGGGCGTTGTTGAAGCCGATTCACCGGAAGAAGCGGCACGGGCCTTGGTCCAGGGCGGGTATGCTACGGATCCGGCTTACGCGGAAAAACTCATCCATATGATACAAACCTATAATTTAAAGCAATATGATGGGCAATAA